In Apium graveolens cultivar Ventura chromosome 10, ASM990537v1, whole genome shotgun sequence, the following are encoded in one genomic region:
- the LOC141692666 gene encoding uncharacterized protein LOC141692666 yields the protein MEDLQSVANYSSFCSSSSLLGWEYHHNLGVYNADMSHSTVPDSNYTPPYLSCLDNSDYSTGYLQDALFEFSSKRRRLLLFSDDQSNYSTCPIQSFWKENFNAIYPEDFGYVNQSSERDEVSGKMMSKYNAEVEILVEQAGPGFEGNNNTGHSSSSANSKDSLQTGSSSETLDSLSPLSAGGGEEKKRKKVVIMTRVVYPFDVVKPGGIEGDMTLNDINERILMPPTRPVMHPVGDFACKPIVSPRGPGLSGKPVVAFTRVQTQGRGTITIIRTKG from the exons ATGGAAGACCTTCAATCTGTAGCTAACTACAGTAGCTTCTGCTCTTCTTCTTCTTTACTTGGTTGGGAATATCATCACAATCTTGGAGTTTATAATGCAGACATGTCTCACTCAA CTGTCCCGGACAGTAATTACACTCCACCATATCTATCATGTCTTGATAATTCTGATTATTCCACTGGCTATCTACAAGATGCTCTGTTCGAGTTCAGCTCTAAACGAAGGCGGCTGCTGTTGTTCTCTGATGATCAATCAAACTACTCTACATGTCCAATTCAG AGTTTTTGGAAGGAGAATTTTAACGCAATTTATCCTGAAGATTTCGGATATGTGAATCAGAGTAGTGAAAGAGATGAAGTCTCAG GCAAGATGATGAGTAAGTATAATGCAGAGGTGGAAATATTAGTAGAACAAGCAGGACCAGGTTTTGAAGGCAATAATAATACTGGACATTCTTCCTCTTCTGCAAACAGCAAAGATTCACTCCAGACTGGGTCCTCTTCTGAAACCCTAGATTCCCTATCTCCTCTTTCAGCTG GTGGAGGagaagagaagaaaagaaagaaggtgGTGATCATGACAAGAGTGGTGTATCCATTTGATGTGGTTAAACCAGGAGGAATAGAAGGCGACATGACCTTAAATGACATCAACGAGAGGATTTTAATGCCGCCGACGAGGCCGGTGATGCATCCGGTGGGAGACTTTGCTTGCAAGCCAATCGTGTCGCCGCGCGGACCAGGCTTGTCCGGCAAACCGGTGGTGGCTTTTACCAGAGTACAAACTCAAGGGAGAGGCACAATTACTATAATTAGGACCAAAGGCTAA
- the LOC141693253 gene encoding glutamate decarboxylase, with translation MVLSKTASESDVSVHSTFASRYVRTSFPRFKMPENSTPKEAAYQIINDELMLDGNPRLNLASFVTTWMEPECDKLMMASINKNYVDMDEYPVTTELQNRCVNMIAHLFNAPLEESETAVGVGTVGSSEAIMLAGLAFKRRWQNRRRAEGKPCDKPNIVTGANVQVCWEKFANYFEVELKEVKLSEGYYVMDPVQAVELVDENTICVAAILGSTLNGEFEDVKLLNDLLMEKNKQTGWDTPIHVDAASGGFIAPFLYPELEWDFRLPLVKSINVSGHKYGLVYAGIGWVVWRSKEDLPEELIFHINYLGADQPTFTLNFSKGSSQVIAQYYQLIRLGFEGYRNIMENCQENAMVLKEGLVKTGRFNIVSKDNGVPLVAFSLKDNSRHNEFEISDTLKRFGWIVPAYTMPANAQHITVLRVVIREDFSRTLAERLVLDIIKVINYLDALPSSFSAKVKNTDELEVKVKNGTVVKKTDIETQREITDVWKKFVMARKAKVIC, from the exons atggtgctTTCGAAAACAGCTTCAGAATCAGATGTTTCCGTGCACTCGACTTTTGCTTCTCGTTATGTTCGAACTTCTTTTCCCAG ATTCAAGATGCCGGAGAATTCGACACCGAAAGAGGCAGCATATCAGATCATAAATGATGAACTGATGCTGGATGGAAACCCCAGGCTGAACTTGGCTTCTTTTGTGACAACATGGATGGAGCCAGAGTGTGATAAGCTGATGATGGCCTCCATTAACAAAAACTATGTTGACATGGATGAATATCCTGTTACCACTGAGCTTCAG AATCGTTGTGTGAACATGATAGCACATTTGTTCAATGCCCCATTGGAGGAATCTGAAACTGCTGTTGGAGTTGGAACGGTAGGTTCATCCGAGGCAATTATGCTAGCAGGACTCGCTTTTAAGAGAAGGTGGCAGAACAGGCGAAGAGCCGAGGGAAAACCTTGTGATAAACCAAACATAGTCACTGGTGCAAATGTTCAG GTGTGCTGGGAAAAATTTGCAAATTACTTCGAGGTAGAGTTGAAGGAAGTGAAACTGAGCGAGGGTTACTATGTGATGGACCCTGTACAAGCTGTTGAACTGGTGGACGAGAACACCATTTGTGTCGCTGCAATCTTGGGCTCAACCCTCAATGGAGAATTCGAAGATGTCAAGCTCTTGAATGATCTACTGATGGAAAAGAACAAACAAACAGG ATGGGACACCCCAATTCATGTAGATGCAGCAAGTGGTGGATTTATTGCACCATTCCTTTATCCGGAGCTCGAATGGGACTTTCGCCTTCCACTGGTGAAGAGCATTAATGTTAGTGGCCACAAATATGGACTTGTGTATGCTGGCATTGGTTGGGTTGTATGGAGGAGCAAAGAGGATTTACCTGAAGAACTTATTTTCCACATTAACTACCTTGGAGCTGATCAACCCACATTCACCCTCAATTTCTCCAAAG GTTCAAGTCAGGTCATTGCGCAGTATTATCAGCTAATCCGCCTGGGTTTTGAG GGTTATCGTAATATAATGGAGAATTGTCAAGAAAATGCCATGGTGCTTAAAGAAGGTTTAGTGAAAACAGGACGCTTTAACATTGTGTCAAAGGACAACGGAGTCCCACTAGTGGCCTTCTCGTTAAAGGACAATAGTCGTCACAATGAGTTTGAAATTTCAGATACACTTAAACGTTTCGGTTGGATCGTGCCAGCTTACACTATGCCAGCAAATGCACAACACATCACAGTTCTTCGTGTTGTCATTAGAGAAGATTTTTCGCGGACACTTGCTGAGCGACTGGTACTAGACATTATTAAGGTGATTAATTACTTGGATGCTCTTCCTTCGAGTTTTAGTGCCAAGGTGAAAAATACTGATGAGTTAGAAGTGAAAGTGAAAAATGGGACTGTTGTGAAGAAAACTGATATAGAGACTCAGAGAGAAATTACTGATGTTTGGAAGAAATTTGTCATGGCCAGGAAAGCAAAAGTAATCTGCTAA